One Rosa chinensis cultivar Old Blush chromosome 3, RchiOBHm-V2, whole genome shotgun sequence DNA window includes the following coding sequences:
- the LOC112195432 gene encoding flap endonuclease 1 isoform X2 — protein MGIKGLTKLLADNAPKCMKEQKFESYFGRKIAIDASMSIYQFLIVVGRTGTEMLTNEAGEVTSHLQGMFSRTIRLLEAGIKPVYVFDGKPPELKSQELAKRYSKRVDATQDLAMAVESGTKEDIEKFSKRTVKVTKQHNEDCRRLLRLMGVPVIEAPSEAEAQCAVLCKAGKVYAVASEDMDSLTFGAPKFLRHLMDPSSRKIPVMEFDVAKVLEELNLTMDQFIDLCILSGCDYCDSIRGIGGQTALKLIRQHGSIESILENINKERYQIPDNWPYQEARQLFKVPVALTDDEQLELKWTAPDEDGLISFLVNENGFNSDRVTKAIEKIKAAKNKSSQGRLESFFKPTATTSVPLKRKETPQSTAKETSNKKAKGGGGRKKK, from the exons ATGGGTATAAAG GGTTTAACGAAGCTGTTGGCGGACAATGCCCCAAAGTGCATGAAAGAGCAGAAATTCGAGAGCTATTTTGGCCGCAAGATTGCCATCGATGCTAGCATGAGCATTTATCAGTTCCTT ATTGTTGTGGGAAGAACTGGGACTGAGATGCTCACTAATGAGGCTGGTGAAGTTACTAG TCATCTCCAAGGCATGTTTTCGCGGACTATTCGGCTTCTGGAAGCTGGGATTAAGCCGGT CTATGTTTTCGATGGGAAGCCTCCAGAGTTGAAAAGCCAAGAGCTGGCAAAGCG ttACTCAAAGAGAGTTGATGCTACTCAAGATTTGGCGATGGCCGTAGAG TCTGGCACTAAGGAAGACATTGAGAAATTCAGTAAACGGACGGTAAAG GTGACAAAGCAGCACAATGAAGACTGCAGAAGACTTTTAAGGCTCATGGGTGTACCTGTAATTGAG GCTCCCTCGGAAGCAGAGGCACAGTGTGCTGTACTTTGCAAGGCAGGAAAG GTTTATGCTGTGGCCTCAGAAGACATGGATTCCCTAACATTTGGAGCTCCTAAATTTCTTCGCCATTTGATGGATCCTAGCTCAAGAAAAATCCCAGTCATGGAATTTGATGTTGCTAAG GTTTTGGAGGAGCTAAACCTTACTATGGATCAATTCATTGACTTGTGCATACTCTCTGGATGTGATTATTGTGACAGCATTCGAG GTATTGGAGGTCAGACAGCTTTGAAGCTCATCCGCCAACATGGCTCCATAGAGAGTATACTGGAGAACATAAACAAAGAGAG GTACCAAATACCGGATAATTGGCCATATCAGGAGGCTAGGCAGCTTTTTAAGGTACCAGTTGCTTTAACCGATGACGAGCAACTGGAGCTTAAGTGGACTGCTCCAGATGAAGAT GGGCTGATTTCCTTTTTGGTGAATGAAAATGGATTCAATAGTGACAGAGTGACTAAG GCTATAGAAAAGATTAAAGCAGCCAAGAACAAGTCATCACAGGGCAG ACTTGAATCATTTTTCAAGCCAACGGCTACCACATCTGTACCCCTTAAACGGAAG GAAACACCACAGAGTACTGCTAAAGAAACTAGTAACAAAAAGGCAAAGGGCGGTGGTGGCAGAAAGAAGAAATAG
- the LOC112195432 gene encoding flap endonuclease 1 isoform X1, whose translation MGIKGLTKLLADNAPKCMKEQKFESYFGRKIAIDASMSIYQFLIVVGRTGTEMLTNEAGEVTSHLQGMFSRTIRLLEAGIKPVYVFDGKPPELKSQELAKRYSKRVDATQDLAMAVESGTKEDIEKFSKRTVKVTKQHNEDCRRLLRLMGVPVIEAPSEAEAQCAVLCKAGKVYAVASEDMDSLTFGAPKFLRHLMDPSSRKIPVMEFDVAKVLEELNLTMDQFIDLCILSGCDYCDSIRGIGGQTALKLIRQHGSIESILENINKERYQIPDNWPYQEARQLFKVPVALTDDEQLELKWTAPDEDGLISFLVNENGFNSDRVTKAIEKIKAAKNKSSQGRLESFFKPTATTSVPLKRKDSKCVLKHPKPAIKNQMFSVQDCNSSRPNVIGSLSLPIYNLGANHLIPLSRGVCFST comes from the exons ATGGGTATAAAG GGTTTAACGAAGCTGTTGGCGGACAATGCCCCAAAGTGCATGAAAGAGCAGAAATTCGAGAGCTATTTTGGCCGCAAGATTGCCATCGATGCTAGCATGAGCATTTATCAGTTCCTT ATTGTTGTGGGAAGAACTGGGACTGAGATGCTCACTAATGAGGCTGGTGAAGTTACTAG TCATCTCCAAGGCATGTTTTCGCGGACTATTCGGCTTCTGGAAGCTGGGATTAAGCCGGT CTATGTTTTCGATGGGAAGCCTCCAGAGTTGAAAAGCCAAGAGCTGGCAAAGCG ttACTCAAAGAGAGTTGATGCTACTCAAGATTTGGCGATGGCCGTAGAG TCTGGCACTAAGGAAGACATTGAGAAATTCAGTAAACGGACGGTAAAG GTGACAAAGCAGCACAATGAAGACTGCAGAAGACTTTTAAGGCTCATGGGTGTACCTGTAATTGAG GCTCCCTCGGAAGCAGAGGCACAGTGTGCTGTACTTTGCAAGGCAGGAAAG GTTTATGCTGTGGCCTCAGAAGACATGGATTCCCTAACATTTGGAGCTCCTAAATTTCTTCGCCATTTGATGGATCCTAGCTCAAGAAAAATCCCAGTCATGGAATTTGATGTTGCTAAG GTTTTGGAGGAGCTAAACCTTACTATGGATCAATTCATTGACTTGTGCATACTCTCTGGATGTGATTATTGTGACAGCATTCGAG GTATTGGAGGTCAGACAGCTTTGAAGCTCATCCGCCAACATGGCTCCATAGAGAGTATACTGGAGAACATAAACAAAGAGAG GTACCAAATACCGGATAATTGGCCATATCAGGAGGCTAGGCAGCTTTTTAAGGTACCAGTTGCTTTAACCGATGACGAGCAACTGGAGCTTAAGTGGACTGCTCCAGATGAAGAT GGGCTGATTTCCTTTTTGGTGAATGAAAATGGATTCAATAGTGACAGAGTGACTAAG GCTATAGAAAAGATTAAAGCAGCCAAGAACAAGTCATCACAGGGCAG ACTTGAATCATTTTTCAAGCCAACGGCTACCACATCTGTACCCCTTAAACGGAAG GATAGCAAATGTGTACTTAAACACCCCAAACCGGCAATCAAGAATCAGATGTTCTCTGTACAAGATTGTAACTCATCTAGGCCCAATGTCATTGGCAGTCTAAGCTTGCCAATTTATAATTTGGGCGCCAATCATCTCATACCATTATCCAGAGGTGTTTGTTTTAGCACATGA
- the LOC112191666 gene encoding F-box/kelch-repeat protein At3g23880, producing MRNKRREDVASSITEDLHMEILARLPVKSLIRFQCVCKRWRGLIRSSSFVTAHIRQHSHTHLITDDRSSFDQVELCYSLFHCERFEQSLELKPPFHPQLDYNSRLDYFKIYGSKNGLLCLAGNVMDSNSPIYIWNPSVRKFRTLPQPRFDHYCVDCFPKHVDIPLLFGFHPELNDYKVIRMMLPGSIKMEVYTLSTNSWKIIQVIPPWLNTMKFSTRSEFWNGMAYWLATKDSMVRVVLFDTNNEEFEELAVPITILSDDWDAYIEVYKESICLLHVKVELDNDVGCDSIDFWVLQEQDFKKLHTVYFPQVYHVIWGFSVDNELLLEDYSSDGELAFYNLESKQVQKIRISSYLSVHTYIESLVLFDM from the coding sequence ATGAGAAACAAACGCAGGGAGGATGTTGCCAGTTCCATCACTGAAGATCTCCACATGGAAATCTTAGCAAGACTCCCGGTAAAATCTCTCATTCGGTTTCAGTGTGTATGCAAGCGGTGGAGGGGTTTGATTCGCAGCTCAAGTTTTGTTACAGCACATATCAGACAACATTCCCATACCCATCTAATTACGGATGACCGCTCAAGTTTTGACCAGGTTGAGCTTTGTTACTCTCTTTTTCATTGTGAAAGATTTGAGCAGTCCCTGGAGTTAAAACCTCCCTTTCATCCCCAACTAGACTATAATTCCCGACTAGACTACTTCAAGATATATGGTTCAAAAAACGGTTTACTGTGTCTTGCTGGGAATGTAATGGATTCAAACAGCCCTATATACATATGGAACCCCTCTGTTAGGAAATTCAGGACTCTTCCACAACCAAGATTCGATCATTATTGTGTGGACTGTTTTCCCAAGCATGTTGATATCCCTCTCTTATTTGGATTCCACCCAGAACTAAATGACTATAAGGTGATAAGGATGATGCTGCCTGGTTCCATCAAAATGGAGGTTTATACTCTTAGCACAAACTCTTGGAAGATTATTCAAGTCATTCCACCTTGGCTCAATACCATGAAGTTTTCTACTCGATCTGAATTTTGGAATGGAATGGCATATTGGCTTGCCACCAAAGATTCAATGGTTAGGGTTGTGTTGTTTGATACTAACAATGAAGAATTTGAAGAGCTAGCGGTCCCAATTACGATTTTGAGTGATGATTGGGATGCATATATCGAAGTGTACAAAGAATCGATTTGCCTACTTCATGTCAAAGTTGAACTGGATAACGACGTTGGCTGTGACTCTATCGACTTCTGGGTTCTGCAAGAACAGGATTTTAAGAAACTGCATACTGTTTATTTTCCTCAAGTATATCATGTCATTTGGGGCTTTAGTGTGGATAATGAGCTCTTACTAGAAGATTATTCATCTGATGGCGAATTGGCGTTTTATAATCTTGAATCCAAACAGGTTCAGAAAATTCGAATCAGTTCCTATTTAAGCGTACATACTTACATTGAAAGTTTAGTTTTATTTGATATGTAA
- the LOC112191664 gene encoding pentatricopeptide repeat-containing protein At3g56550 isoform X1 codes for MSTIHTFQASKTKAILTLLQGCNTLKRLRKIHAHVITNGLQHHPSICSKLLNFCAVSVSGSLPYAQLLFHYHIPNPQTQDWNSMIRGFSQSPSPLQAISYYNHMLSSSSASDSPPDTFSFSFVLKACERVRAESKCREVHGVVVRHGYDMDVVVCTNLMKSYAGNGSVDNARRVFDEMSERDLVCWNSMISCYSQAGLHHEALNIFSLMRNQNVGLDGFTLVGLLSSCAHLGALNTGVTMHELARQKGFLGSVYVGNALIDMYAKCGDLDGALCVFERMRKRDAFTWNSMIVGYGVHGRGDEAIYFFEKMMMAGVQPNSITFLGLLCGCSHQGLVEKGVDYFHMMSSKFNIKPGIKHYGCLVDLFGRAGKLEKALHVIRASHAQDDPVLWRTLLSSCKIHKNVEIGEVALKNLIRLGSSNAGDYVLLATIYFRAKDADGVSRMRKLIKNQGVRTAPGWSWIEVGDQVHKFVVDDKSHPDTEEIYRKLEVVVQRAALHGYLQEESLIRACEFTSIDTNCSGTSGSCHSEKLAITFGLARTPEGTCLRIVKNLRVCRDCHSFTKFVSQAFNREIIVRDRVRFHHFKGGLCSCKDYCKKAVHDISVFGF; via the exons ATGTCGACAATCCATACCTTCCAAGCTTCGAAAACCAAAGCCATCCTAACCCTCTTGCAAGGATGCAACACCCTCAAAAGGCTCAGAAAAATCCACGCCCACGTCATCACCAACGGTCTTCAACACCACCCTTCCATTTGCAGCAAGCTCCTCAACTTCTGCGCCGTCTCCGTCTCAGGCAGCTTACCCTACGCTCAGCTGCTCTTCCATTATCACATCCCAAACCCACAAACCCAAGACTGGAATTCCATGATCAGAGGCTTCTCCCAAAGCCCATCTCCTCTTCAAGCCATTTCTTACTACAACCACATGCTTTCGTCCTCCTCCGCTTCCGATTCCCCACCCGACACGTTTAGCTTCTCGTTTGTGCTCAAGGCTTGCGAGAGAGTCAGGGCAGAGAGCAAGTGCCGAGAGGTTCATGGAGTTGTGGTTCGCCATGGTTATGATATGGACGTTGTTGTTTGCACCAATTTGATGAAGTCTTATGCTGGCAATGGGTCAGTCGACAATGCACGGAGAGTGTTCGACGAAATGTCTGAGAGAGACTTGGTGTGTTGGAATTCCATGATCTCGTGCTACTCTCAAGCGGGTCTTCACCATGAGGCGTTGAATATatttagtcttatgagaaatCAAAATGTGGGTCTTGATGGGTTCACTCTTGTTGGGTTGCTTTCGTCTTGTGCTCACTTGGGTGCGTTGAACACCGGAGTCACAATGCATGAACTTGCTCGTCAGAAGGGGTTTTTGGGAAGTGTTTATGTTGGCAATGCGCTTATAGATATGTACGCAAAATGTGGTGACTTGGATGGTGCTCTTTGTGTCTTTGAGAGAATGAGAAAGCGGGATGCTTTTACGTGGAACTCCATGATTGTTGGGTATGGAGTACATGGTCGAGGGGACGAAGCAATctatttttttgagaagatgatgatggcaGGTGTGCAGCCGAATTCCATCACATTTCTCGGTTTGTTATGTGGGTGTAGTCACCAAGGATTAGTAGAGAAGGGTGTTGATTACTTCCATATGATGAGCTCCAAGTTCAATATCAAACCTGGAATTAAGCACTATGGGTGTCTGGTGGATCTGTTTGGTCGAGCTGGGAAGCTCGAGAAGGCGCTTCATGTTATTAGGGCATCACATGCACAGGATGATCCAGTTCTATGGCGGACTCTGCTCAGCTCTTGCAAGATTCATAAAAACGTGGAAATAGGAGAAGTTGCCTTGAAGAATCTAATCCGTTTAGGGTCATCAAATGCAGGGGACTACGTACTTCTTGCCACTATTTATTTTAGGGCGAAAGATGCAGATGGTGTTTCAAGGATGagaaaattgattaaaaacCAGGGAGTGAGGACCGCTCCTGGTTGGAGCTGGATTGAAGTTGGCGATCAGGTTCACAAATTTGTAGTGGATGACAAGTCACATCCAGATACTGAAGAAATCTATCGAAAATTGGAGGTAGTAGTCCAACGAGCTGCTCTACATGGTTATCTGCAAGAGGAATCTCTTATCAGAGCCTGTGAATTTACCTCCATAGACACCAACTGTTCGGGAACTTCAGGTTCATGTCACAGTGAGAAGCTGGCAATTACTTTTGGCTTGGCAAGAACTCCAGAAGGAACATGTTTACGGATAGTAAAAAACCTGAGAGTTTGTAGAGATTGCCATTCATTTACAAAATTTGTTTCCCAAGCATTTAATCGAGAAATAATTGTTAGGGACCGAGTTCGGTTTCATCACTTCAAGGGTGGATTGTGTAGTTGTAAAGACTATTG taagaAAGCTGTCCATGATATCtccgtttttggtttttga
- the LOC112191664 gene encoding pentatricopeptide repeat-containing protein At3g56550 isoform X2: MSTIHTFQASKTKAILTLLQGCNTLKRLRKIHAHVITNGLQHHPSICSKLLNFCAVSVSGSLPYAQLLFHYHIPNPQTQDWNSMIRGFSQSPSPLQAISYYNHMLSSSSASDSPPDTFSFSFVLKACERVRAESKCREVHGVVVRHGYDMDVVVCTNLMKSYAGNGSVDNARRVFDEMSERDLVCWNSMISCYSQAGLHHEALNIFSLMRNQNVGLDGFTLVGLLSSCAHLGALNTGVTMHELARQKGFLGSVYVGNALIDMYAKCGDLDGALCVFERMRKRDAFTWNSMIVGYGVHGRGDEAIYFFEKMMMAGVQPNSITFLGLLCGCSHQGLVEKGVDYFHMMSSKFNIKPGIKHYGCLVDLFGRAGKLEKALHVIRASHAQDDPVLWRTLLSSCKIHKNVEIGEVALKNLIRLGSSNAGDYVLLATIYFRAKDADGVSRMRKLIKNQGVRTAPGWSWIEVGDQVHKFVVDDKSHPDTEEIYRKLEVVVQRAALHGYLQEESLIRACEFTSIDTNCSGTSGSCHSEKLAITFGLARTPEGTCLRIVKNLRVCRDCHSFTKFVSQAFNREIIVRDRVRFHHFKGGLCSCKDYW, encoded by the coding sequence ATGTCGACAATCCATACCTTCCAAGCTTCGAAAACCAAAGCCATCCTAACCCTCTTGCAAGGATGCAACACCCTCAAAAGGCTCAGAAAAATCCACGCCCACGTCATCACCAACGGTCTTCAACACCACCCTTCCATTTGCAGCAAGCTCCTCAACTTCTGCGCCGTCTCCGTCTCAGGCAGCTTACCCTACGCTCAGCTGCTCTTCCATTATCACATCCCAAACCCACAAACCCAAGACTGGAATTCCATGATCAGAGGCTTCTCCCAAAGCCCATCTCCTCTTCAAGCCATTTCTTACTACAACCACATGCTTTCGTCCTCCTCCGCTTCCGATTCCCCACCCGACACGTTTAGCTTCTCGTTTGTGCTCAAGGCTTGCGAGAGAGTCAGGGCAGAGAGCAAGTGCCGAGAGGTTCATGGAGTTGTGGTTCGCCATGGTTATGATATGGACGTTGTTGTTTGCACCAATTTGATGAAGTCTTATGCTGGCAATGGGTCAGTCGACAATGCACGGAGAGTGTTCGACGAAATGTCTGAGAGAGACTTGGTGTGTTGGAATTCCATGATCTCGTGCTACTCTCAAGCGGGTCTTCACCATGAGGCGTTGAATATatttagtcttatgagaaatCAAAATGTGGGTCTTGATGGGTTCACTCTTGTTGGGTTGCTTTCGTCTTGTGCTCACTTGGGTGCGTTGAACACCGGAGTCACAATGCATGAACTTGCTCGTCAGAAGGGGTTTTTGGGAAGTGTTTATGTTGGCAATGCGCTTATAGATATGTACGCAAAATGTGGTGACTTGGATGGTGCTCTTTGTGTCTTTGAGAGAATGAGAAAGCGGGATGCTTTTACGTGGAACTCCATGATTGTTGGGTATGGAGTACATGGTCGAGGGGACGAAGCAATctatttttttgagaagatgatgatggcaGGTGTGCAGCCGAATTCCATCACATTTCTCGGTTTGTTATGTGGGTGTAGTCACCAAGGATTAGTAGAGAAGGGTGTTGATTACTTCCATATGATGAGCTCCAAGTTCAATATCAAACCTGGAATTAAGCACTATGGGTGTCTGGTGGATCTGTTTGGTCGAGCTGGGAAGCTCGAGAAGGCGCTTCATGTTATTAGGGCATCACATGCACAGGATGATCCAGTTCTATGGCGGACTCTGCTCAGCTCTTGCAAGATTCATAAAAACGTGGAAATAGGAGAAGTTGCCTTGAAGAATCTAATCCGTTTAGGGTCATCAAATGCAGGGGACTACGTACTTCTTGCCACTATTTATTTTAGGGCGAAAGATGCAGATGGTGTTTCAAGGATGagaaaattgattaaaaacCAGGGAGTGAGGACCGCTCCTGGTTGGAGCTGGATTGAAGTTGGCGATCAGGTTCACAAATTTGTAGTGGATGACAAGTCACATCCAGATACTGAAGAAATCTATCGAAAATTGGAGGTAGTAGTCCAACGAGCTGCTCTACATGGTTATCTGCAAGAGGAATCTCTTATCAGAGCCTGTGAATTTACCTCCATAGACACCAACTGTTCGGGAACTTCAGGTTCATGTCACAGTGAGAAGCTGGCAATTACTTTTGGCTTGGCAAGAACTCCAGAAGGAACATGTTTACGGATAGTAAAAAACCTGAGAGTTTGTAGAGATTGCCATTCATTTACAAAATTTGTTTCCCAAGCATTTAATCGAGAAATAATTGTTAGGGACCGAGTTCGGTTTCATCACTTCAAGGGTGGATTGTGTAGTTGTAAAGACTATTGGTGA